A stretch of DNA from Fusobacterium mortiferum ATCC 9817:
CAGAATATTTTATAAGTGGATATTACTCCGATGATTTTTCAGAAAATATTTCATTAGTAAAGGAGTTTGTTGAAAAATTTTCTGAAATTATATCACAATCTTTAAATTTTGAATTTTACAATAATTTAGAATATAGAGAGGAAATTTTAAAGTATCTTCTACCAGCAGTTTATAGAATAAAAAATAATTTTTTCCTTATAAAAACTGAAAGAAAAGTAGAGATTAATAAAAATATTTATGAAAAAATAAGAGAAGCAGTTATAGTTTGCAATTCAATAATGAAAGAGCCCTTTAGAGAAGATGAGATAGAGTATCTTACAGAGATAAGTGAGAAATATATAAAAAGAGAGGAAGAAGGAAAAATTTCATTGGCTAAACTGATGGAACTTATTAAAAAAAATGCAGATATTTATGATGAGAAAAAATTAGAAGAAGAGATTATGAAAGCTTTTAAAAATAAGATAGAAAATTAAAAACCTCCTTAAATTTTATTTCAAAAAATTTTGAAATATATTTGATATTAACAAAAAAATATCTTAAATATATAATAAATGTATTAATATAATATAGGAGGTTCTCAAATATGAGTAAAAAAGTTGGTTTCTGGGAATTTTTTCAGGGATTAGGAAAAACATTTATGTTGCCAGTATCATTACTAGCAGCTTGTGGTATTATGTTGGGGATAGGTAGTTCGTTTGCTAGTTCTGTAACAGCAGAGGTACTTCCATTTTTAAAGGTACCTGTAATAAAACTATTTTTTGAATTTATGTCTACTATTGGTTCTTTTGCTTTTTCAAATTTACCAATAATGTTTGCTATGGCTATCCCTCTTGGACTTGCAAGACAAGATAAGGGAGTTGCAGCTTTTTCTGGATATGTAGGATTTGTAATGTCAAGTATGACAGCAAACTTTTTCTTAAAAGTTACTGGTACACTTGCTACTCCAGAGAATATGAAAGCAGCTGGACAAGCTATGGTATTTGGTATTCAAAGTGTTGATATTGGAGTTCTTGGCGGAGTAATAATAGGGGTTATAGTTTATAAAATTCATGATAAATTTTGTGAAATAAAACTTCCAGATGCTCTTGCTTTCTTTGGTGGAGCTAGATTTGTTCCTATTGCTACTGCTGTTATAGTTGGTATAGTAGGACTTGTAATTCCTCTAATTTGGCCTTTCTTTAATGGAATTATTATAAAAATTGGAGAGCTTATAGGTAAAGCTGGAGTTTTTGGACCATTACTATTTGGAGCTGGAGAGGGAGTATTAAGACCATTTGGATTACACCATATCTTAGTTGCTATGATAAGATTTACTTCAGCTGGAGGAGAGGCTATTATTAATGGAGAGCCTGTATATGGAGCTTTAAATATTTTCTATAAAGAGTTTGCTAATGGTATTTTAGATCCTAATGTTACAAGATTTTTATCTCAAGGTAAGATGCCATCATATATGTTTGGTTTACCAGCAGTGGCGTTAGCTATCTATCATACAGCTAGACCAGAAAATAGAAAGAAAGTAAAAGGACTTCTTGCTTCTGGACTTGTAGCCTGTGTAATAGGAGGAATCACTGAGCCACTAGAATTTATATTCCTTTTCCTATCTCCAGTATTATATCTATTCCACTGTATAATGGTTGGACTAGGATTTATGACAATGGGAATTTTAAAAGTTGCAATAGGTAATACAGATGGTAACCTAATTGACTTTGTAGTATTTGGTATTTTACAAGGATTTAGAACAAAATGGTATTTAGTAATTCCTGGAGGAATAGTTTGGTTTACTATATATTACTTTGTATTTAAATATGCTATTTTAAAATATGATTTAAAAACTCCTGGAAGAGAGTTAGTAACTAATGACTCTGATATAAAATTAGGTGGATATGATGCAGAGAAACTACTGAAAGCTCTAGGAGGAAAAGAAAATATAGTATCACTTGATAACTGTATTACAAGACTTAGATTAGTAGTTAATGATATGAGCGTTGTAAATGAAGATGAGATAAAAGCAACAGGGGCAATAGCTGTAGTAAAACTAGATGCTACAAACTTACAAGTAATAATTGGTCCACAAGTGCATGTTGTTAAAAATAAATTAGATAAATTGATGAAGTAGTAGGTGAGGTATATGAATTTTGATACTGTCATTGATAGAAAAGGAACATACTGCACACAGTGGGATTATGTAAAAGATAGATTTGGGAAAGATGGGCTTCTACCATTCACTATCTCTGATATGGATTTTCAAGCTCCAAAAGAGATAATAGAAGCACTAATAAAAAGGGTCAATCACGGGGTATTTGGGTATAGTAGATGGAATCATGAGGATTTCAAAAATTCAATAGAGTTTTGGTATAAATCAAGATTTAATTATCAAATAGATAAAGAGTGGATATTATATGCACCTAGTGTAATTTATTCAGTAGCAAAATTTATAGAGATGAAATCAGGAAAGGGCGATGGGGTACTTATTTTTACCCCTGCCTATGATGGATTTTTTAAAGTGATAGGAGATAACGATAGAAAAATTATCTCTTCTCCTCTAATAAAAAATGGAAATAATTATGAGGTAGATTTTGAAGATTTTGAAAAGAAATGTAAAGAAGCAAAAATCTTTTTAATGTGTAGTCCTCATAATCCAGTGGGAAAAGTATGGAGTAGAGAGGAATTAAAAAAAATTATATCTATTTGTAAAAAATATAATATTTTTATAATCTCTGATGAGATACATATGGATATAGTATATAAAGGAAAACATACTCCTATTCTTGAGGTAGCTGGAGATTATATAGAAAGTATAGCTATCTGTACAGCAGCTTCTAAAACATTTAATATTCCAGCATTAGGTGGAGCATATATACTATGTACTACAAATTTAGATAGAGATGAGTATTTAAGAATATTAAAAAATAAAGAAGCTCTATCATCTCCAAGTATATTAGGAGTAATAGCTACTATTGTGGCTTATAATCAGTGTGGATATTGGGTAGATGGACTTTTAAAATATACAAAAGAAAATATAGAATATGTAAGGGAATATTTAAAAGAAAATATTCCTGAATTAACTTGTGATATTTCTGATGGATGTTATTTTGCTTGGATAGATTTTTCAAAATTAAATATATCTAGTGAAAGTTTTCAAAAAGCTCTAATAGATATAGGAAAAGTAGCAATTATGCCAGGAGTTACCTATGGAGAAGAGGGAAAAAATTACCTTCGTTTAAATATAGGATGTCCAAGGGAAAAAGTAAAGGATGGATTATCGAGATTAAAGTTAGCAGTAGAAAGTTTTAAAAAATAATTATTTTTCCTCTTTATTTATTTCCTTTTATAGAGTATACTTGTATTAGACAGATAGTTTATTCAATATCATTGACAGAGGGGGAGTTAACAATGACTAATCAGTACAATAAAGATGGTAAAAAAGAGGGGCTATGGGTAAAAACTTATGATAATGGTGCAATACAAGAAGAAAAAAACTATGTTAATGGTGTAAGAGAGGGAGAATATAAATCTTACTATATGAATGGACAGATAGAAACTAGAAAATTCTATAAAAATGGAAATATTGATGGAGTATATGAAACATTTTATAGTGATGGTAAATTAAGTTCAGTTCGTCATCTTGTAGATGGAGAGGCTAAAGGACTTTGTGAGGAATATTATCCAAATGGAAAAATAAAAAGGACAGCTTTTTATGAAACTACTTCTACTACAAGTAAAAATTTAAAATATTATCCAAATGGACAGTTAAAGCTTAGTGTAAATTTAAAAAATGGAGCTATGTTTGGATTATATAAAGAGTACTATTCAAATGGAACTCTTCATATAGAGTGCCACTATACAGATCATGGGAAATTACATGGAAGATATAGAGAGTTTGATGCAGCTGGAAATTTATTAAAAGATTGTACTTATATCGATGGTGTTGAACAAATTAAATAATTTTAAATAAAATAAATATTTATGATATAAAAAATAATTAAGTAGAAAAAGGAAAAGTTTTATTTTAAATATATTTAAAAATTAAAAAACTTTTCCTTTTATTTTAAAAAAATATAAAAGATAAATTTAGATGATATGGTTCAATTTTTCAAATGCTAAATTAATATCTTTAATATCAGTTGAAGCAAAACTTATTCTAAAATATGGTCTATTTTTATTGTCTAAATAAAATGAAAAAGCGGGTAGAAGATATACTCCTTTATTTTGAGCTTCAATATAAAACTTATTATAATCTATTCTTTCATCAAGTTTAACCCAAATATAAAATCCTCCCTCTATCTCATATTCTAAATTTAAAAATTTAATTTTCTCTAACTTTTCTTTTAAGAAGAGATACCGTTTTTCATATTTTTCTCTTAAAGTTTTAATATTTTTTTCTAGTATTTTTCTTTTAAGAAATTCTTTTAAAATATATTGGTCTAAACTAGAACTTGAAATATCTGAAAGAAATTTAGAAGTTTTTATTTTTTCAATAAGTTCATTAGGTAAAATCATAAAGGCTAGTCTTAGCCCTGGAGCTAAAATTTTTGAATATGATTTCATATAAATAACATACTTATTTTCTTTATCTAAATTTTTTAAAAAAATTCTTCTTTTTTCTTTATAATATAAATCAGAAGCAAAATCATCTTCTAAAATGTATGTTTTATATTTTTGAGCTAGATGAATTAATTGTTTTTTCTTTTCATTACTCCAAGAAATTCCAGTTGGACAGTTAAAATCCATCATTGTATAGATAAAACTAATTTTCTCTTTTTGTAAAAGTTCTTCTAATTCAAGCATATTAAATCCATCATTTTCCATAGTTACTGTAAAAATTTTACAATTGTTTTTAAAAATATTCAAAGCTCCATGGTAAGTAGGAGAACCTACAATTATTTTATTTTTAGTTTTTGATATAATAGATTTCATAATTAAATCTAATCCTTGTTGAGCTCCATTAATTATTTGAATATTTTTAATAGAAATATCCATTTTTTTCTGTAATAATGTAAGTTTAATAACTTTTCTAAGCTCTTCATCTCCTTGAGTGTTAGCATAATTCATTATATTAGATGGAATATCTAATAATATTTCTTTTAACTTTATAAAGATATTTTCATCATAATCTTGGCTTCCACTAACAAAGTTAATAATAGCATTGTTATGAGTATTGATATTTCTAAATCCTTTATTAAAAGTTTCAACAGAACTATCTTTAGGATTATTATAAAATATATATTCTTTAGGTTTAACAAAAACTCCAGCGCCTTGTTTTTTTATAATATATCCATCACTCTCTAATAGATTATAAACTTTTAAAATAGTTAAGTGATTTACATTAAATTTTTGTGCAAGAAACCTAATTGAAGGTAACTTACTATTTTCAGGAAATTCATTTTTCTCTATTTTTTCTTTAAAATAGTTATATATTTCTAAGTATTTAAAAGTATTTTTCATATTTACTCCTTAGTGTTATACAACACTTTTTATATATAAGATTGACTCTATATAAAAATATATAGTATAGGTAATATAACAGTAAATTAAGTGTTATATAGATAGTACTATCTTTCTAATGATTTGTAAAGAGATTTAGGAGGAAAAATGAGAACAGAAAAGTTATATTATAAGAATCAATTTTTAACTACTTGTAAGGCTAAACTTATTGAGGTAAATGAAAGGGGACTAGTTTTTGATAAAACAATTGCTTATCCTGAAGGAGGAGGACAAATTGGAGATAGTGGAATATTAATTAGAGAAAAAACAAAAGAAGAGATAGAATTTTTAGATACTACAAAAATTAAAGGAAGAAATATTTATTTAGAAGATTTTCCAGTAATAAAAGTTGAAGGAGTAATTATTCATCATATAAATATATCTTTATTAAATAATTTAGAACTAGGAGAGGAATTTATAATTAAATTGAATGTTGAAAAAAGAGCTAAAACTACATTACATCATTCAGGGTTACATCTAGCATTAATGATTTTAGCAAATATGAGAGAGGGAATTGATAAAAAAATAGTTGGAGCTAAAATAACTGATACTTATGGTAGATTAGATTTCTCCACAGAAGAAAAATTTTCAAAAGAAGAACTTCAAAAAATCGAAGATAAATGTAATGAACTTATACAAGAAAAATTAGAAATTTCTAGTTATCATCATACAGTTGAAAATGAAGCTATTTACTGGAAATGTTTAGATTATAGTGTTCCTTGTGGAGGGACTCATTGTGATAATACAAAATATTTGGGAAAAATGAAAGTGAAAAGAAAAAATATAGGAAAAACTTCTGAAAGATTGATTATTGAATTAAATGAAATAGAAGAATTTTTTAAGTTATATGGTGAAGATAATGAATAATGAATCTATAAATAAATATATATTTTATACTATTTTAGCAATTTGTTTTTTAGCAACTGGAGGAATATTTGTTAAATTAAGTTCCTTACCTCCTATTGCAACAGGTTTTTATAGGATATTATTTTCTATACCATTACTTTATCCATTTGTAAAAGATGAAATGAAGAAAATTGAATTTAAAAATATAATTTTAATAATATTAGCAGGAATATTTTTAGCATTAGATTTAATTTTTTGGAATATCTCTTTCTCATTTACAACAGTAGCTAATGCAAATTTATTAGCAAATTTAGTTCCATTTACAATTATTCCTCTTTCTTATTTATTTACAAAAAGAAATTTTCCATTTCTTTTATACTAGGAGGAATTATTACAATTGTAGGATTAATAGTTTTAATGAGTGGAAAGATAAATCCAACTTTAGAAAATTATAAGGGAGATATATTAGCTTTTATAACTTCTATATTTTATGGGTTATTTTTATTGACAGTTTCAAAAATAAGAGAAAAAGTAAGTGCCTTAAGCATTATCTTTATAAGTGGGTTTGGAGGAGGAATTACTCTTTTTCTAACAATGTTACTAAAAGAAGGAGTACAATATCCACACTCATTAAGTGAGTTATACCCTCTATTAGGATTAGCACTAATTTCTCAAATTTTTGGACAAGGTTTATTAAGTTATACAGTAGGAAAAGTAGATGTAAATTTATCATCAATTATAGTTTTAGCTCAACCAATTATTGCTACTCTATATTCATATTTTTTATTTAGTGAAGTATTGAGTTTACAAGAATTTTTTGGAATGGGAATAATTTTAATAGGAATATATATAGCTAAAAAAAATTTCTAGAATTAAAAATAAAGAAGAAAATCTTACTTATAACTATTAGTAAAATTTTCTTCTTTTTATTATTTTAATTATTCAGCATAAAGCTCTTCAAGTCTAGCTTGAACTCTTTCATCTTCTAAATATTCGTCGTAAGTCATAGTTTTATCTAAAATTCCTTTAGGAGTGATTTCGATAATTCTATTAGCTACTGTTTGAATAAATTCGTGGTCATGAGCTCCAAATAGTATTGTTCCCTTGAAGTTGATTAAAGCTTTGTTTAATGATGTAATTGACTCAAGGTCTAAGTGGTCATTAGGGTTATCAAACATAAGTACGTTAGCATTAGTAAGCATCATTCTAGCTATCATACATCTTACTTTTTCCCCTCCAGATAGAACTGAACAGCTCTTTAATGTTTCCTCTCCAGTAAATAGCATTCTACCTAAGAATCCTCTTACAAAAGCTTCATGTTGGTCAGGAGAATATGGTCTTAACCACTCGATTAGATTTAAATCTTTATTTTCAAAGAATTTAGTATTATCCTTTGGCATATATGCTTGACTAGTAGTAACTCCCCAAGTGTAACTTCCAGAATCTGGTTCCATTTCTCCACTTAATATATTTAATAAAGTAGTTTT
This window harbors:
- the malX gene encoding maltose/glucose-specific PTS transporter subunit IIBC, which codes for MSKKVGFWEFFQGLGKTFMLPVSLLAACGIMLGIGSSFASSVTAEVLPFLKVPVIKLFFEFMSTIGSFAFSNLPIMFAMAIPLGLARQDKGVAAFSGYVGFVMSSMTANFFLKVTGTLATPENMKAAGQAMVFGIQSVDIGVLGGVIIGVIVYKIHDKFCEIKLPDALAFFGGARFVPIATAVIVGIVGLVIPLIWPFFNGIIIKIGELIGKAGVFGPLLFGAGEGVLRPFGLHHILVAMIRFTSAGGEAIINGEPVYGALNIFYKEFANGILDPNVTRFLSQGKMPSYMFGLPAVALAIYHTARPENRKKVKGLLASGLVACVIGGITEPLEFIFLFLSPVLYLFHCIMVGLGFMTMGILKVAIGNTDGNLIDFVVFGILQGFRTKWYLVIPGGIVWFTIYYFVFKYAILKYDLKTPGRELVTNDSDIKLGGYDAEKLLKALGGKENIVSLDNCITRLRLVVNDMSVVNEDEIKATGAIAVVKLDATNLQVIIGPQVHVVKNKLDKLMK
- a CDS encoding MalY/PatB family protein, with product MNFDTVIDRKGTYCTQWDYVKDRFGKDGLLPFTISDMDFQAPKEIIEALIKRVNHGVFGYSRWNHEDFKNSIEFWYKSRFNYQIDKEWILYAPSVIYSVAKFIEMKSGKGDGVLIFTPAYDGFFKVIGDNDRKIISSPLIKNGNNYEVDFEDFEKKCKEAKIFLMCSPHNPVGKVWSREELKKIISICKKYNIFIISDEIHMDIVYKGKHTPILEVAGDYIESIAICTAASKTFNIPALGGAYILCTTNLDRDEYLRILKNKEALSSPSILGVIATIVAYNQCGYWVDGLLKYTKENIEYVREYLKENIPELTCDISDGCYFAWIDFSKLNISSESFQKALIDIGKVAIMPGVTYGEEGKNYLRLNIGCPREKVKDGLSRLKLAVESFKK
- a CDS encoding toxin-antitoxin system YwqK family antitoxin produces the protein MTNQYNKDGKKEGLWVKTYDNGAIQEEKNYVNGVREGEYKSYYMNGQIETRKFYKNGNIDGVYETFYSDGKLSSVRHLVDGEAKGLCEEYYPNGKIKRTAFYETTSTTSKNLKYYPNGQLKLSVNLKNGAMFGLYKEYYSNGTLHIECHYTDHGKLHGRYREFDAAGNLLKDCTYIDGVEQIK
- a CDS encoding aminotransferase-like domain-containing protein, producing MKNTFKYLEIYNYFKEKIEKNEFPENSKLPSIRFLAQKFNVNHLTILKVYNLLESDGYIIKKQGAGVFVKPKEYIFYNNPKDSSVETFNKGFRNINTHNNAIINFVSGSQDYDENIFIKLKEILLDIPSNIMNYANTQGDEELRKVIKLTLLQKKMDISIKNIQIINGAQQGLDLIMKSIISKTKNKIIVGSPTYHGALNIFKNNCKIFTVTMENDGFNMLELEELLQKEKISFIYTMMDFNCPTGISWSNEKKKQLIHLAQKYKTYILEDDFASDLYYKEKRRIFLKNLDKENKYVIYMKSYSKILAPGLRLAFMILPNELIEKIKTSKFLSDISSSSLDQYILKEFLKRKILEKNIKTLREKYEKRYLFLKEKLEKIKFLNLEYEIEGGFYIWVKLDERIDYNKFYIEAQNKGVYLLPAFSFYLDNKNRPYFRISFASTDIKDINLAFEKLNHII
- a CDS encoding alanine--tRNA ligase-related protein, with the protein product MRTEKLYYKNQFLTTCKAKLIEVNERGLVFDKTIAYPEGGGQIGDSGILIREKTKEEIEFLDTTKIKGRNIYLEDFPVIKVEGVIIHHINISLLNNLELGEEFIIKLNVEKRAKTTLHHSGLHLALMILANMREGIDKKIVGAKITDTYGRLDFSTEEKFSKEELQKIEDKCNELIQEKLEISSYHHTVENEAIYWKCLDYSVPCGGTHCDNTKYLGKMKVKRKNIGKTSERLIIELNEIEEFFKLYGEDNE
- a CDS encoding EamA family transporter, producing MNNESINKYIFYTILAICFLATGGIFVKLSSLPPIATGFYRILFSIPLLYPFVKDEMKKIEFKNIILIILAGIFLALDLIFWNISFSFTTVANANLLANLVPFTIIPLSYLFTKRNFPFLLY
- a CDS encoding DMT family transporter; translation: MSGKINPTLENYKGDILAFITSIFYGLFLLTVSKIREKVSALSIIFISGFGGGITLFLTMLLKEGVQYPHSLSELYPLLGLALISQIFGQGLLSYTVGKVDVNLSSIIVLAQPIIATLYSYFLFSEVLSLQEFFGMGIILIGIYIAKKNF